One Rhinolophus sinicus isolate RSC01 linkage group LG06, ASM3656204v1, whole genome shotgun sequence DNA window includes the following coding sequences:
- the GANAB gene encoding neutral alpha-glucosidase AB isoform X4: MAAVAAVAARRRRSWTGLVLACLGICLGISLAVDRSNFKTCEESSFCKRQRSIRPGLSPYRALLDSLQLGPDALTVHLINEVTKVLLVLELQGLQKNMTRIRIDELEPRRPRYRVPDVLVADPPTARLSVSGHDDNSVELTVAEGPYKIILTARPFRLDLLEDRSLLLSVNARGLLAFEHQRAPRVSQGTKDPAEGDGAQPKEAPGDGDKPEETQGKAEKDEPGAWEETFKTHSDSKPYGPTSVGLDFSLPGMEHVYGIPEHADSLRLKVTEGGEPYRLYNLDVFQYELYNPMALYGSVPVLLAHSPHRDLGIFWLNAAETWVDISSNTAGKTLFGKMLDYLQGSGETPQTDVRWMSESGIVDVFLLLGPSISDVFRQYASLTGTQALPPLFSLGYHQSRWNYRDEADVLEVNQGFDDHNLPCDVIWLDIEHADGKRYFTWDPSRFPQPLTMLEHLASKRRKLVTIVDPHIKVDSSYRIHEELQNQGLYVKTRDGSDYEGWCWPGAAGYPDFINPATRAWWANMFNFDNYEGSAPNLYVWNDMNEPSVFNGPEVTMLKDAQHYGGWEHRDVHNIYGFYVHMATADGLVLRSGGVERPFVLSRAFFAGSQRFGAVWTGDNTAEWDHLKISIPMCLSLGLVGLSFCGADVGGFFKNPDPELLVRWYQMGAYQPFFRAHAHLDTGRREPWLLPSQYHDIIRDALGQRYSLLPFWYTLFYQAHREGIPVMRPLWVHYPQDVTTFSIDDQFLLGDALLVHPVSDSGAHGVQVYLPGQGEVWYDVQSYQKHHGPQTLYLPVTLSSIPVFQRGGTIVPRWMRVRRSSDCMKDDPITLFVALSPQGTAQGELFLDDGHTFNYQTQHEFLLRRFSFSGNTLVSSSADPKGHFETPIWIERVVIIGAGKPAAVVLQTDGSPESRLSFQHDPETSVLVLRKPGVNVASDWSIHLR; the protein is encoded by the exons ATGGCGGCGGTAGCGGCAGTGGCGGCGCGTAGGAGGCG gTCTTGGACAGGTTTGGTACTGGCTTGTTTAGGGATCTGCCTGGGAATTTCCCTTGCTGTGGATAGAAGCAACTTTAAGACCTGTGAAGAGAGTTCCTTCTGCAA GCGGCAGCGCAGCATACGGCCAGGCCTTTCTCCATACCGAGCCTTGCTGGACTCTCTGCAGCTTGGTCCGGATGCCCTCACAGTCCATCTGATCAACGAGGTCACCAAG GTGTTGCTGGTGCTGGAGCTCCAAGGGCTTCAAAAGAACATGACTCGGATCAGGATTGATGAACTGGAGCCCCGGAGGCCGCGATACCGCGTGCCAGACGTGTTGGTGGCGGATCCCCCCACAGCTCG ACTTTCTGTCTCTGGCCACGATGACAACAGTGTGGAGCTAACTGTGGCTGAAGGACCCTATAAAATCATCTTGACAGCACGGCCATTCCGCCTTGACCTGCTCGAAGACCGCAGCCTTCTGCTCAGTGTCAATGCCCGAGGACTCTTAGCTTTTGAGCACCAGAGGGCCCCCAGGGTCTC GCAAGGAACAAAAGACCCAGCTGAGGGCGATGGGGCCCAGCCCAAGGAAGCTCCTGGGGATGGTGACAAG CCAGAAGAGACCCaggggaaggcagagaaagaTGAGCCAGGAGCCTGGGAGGAGACATTCAAAACTCACTCTGACAGCAAGCCATATG GCCCCACGTCTGTGGGTTTGGACTTCTCTCTGCCAGGCATGGAGCATGTGTATGGGATCCCTGAGCATGCAGACAGCCTGAGGCTGAAGGTCACCGA GGGTGGAGAGCCGTATCGCCTCTACAATTTGGATGTGTTCCAGTACGAGCTGTACAACCCGATGGCCCTGTACGGGTCTGTGCCTGTGCTCCTGGCACATAGTCCTCATCGGGACCTGGGCATCTTCTGGCTCAATGCTGCAGAGACTTGGGTTGACATATCCTCCAACACGGCGGGGAAG ACCCTGTTTGGGAAGATGCTAGACTACCTGCAGGGCTCTGGGGAGACCCCCCAGACAGATGTCCGCTGGATGTCGGAAAGCGGCATCGTCGATGTCTTCCTGCTGCTGGGGCCCTCCATCTCTGACGTCTTCCGGCAGTATGCCAGTCTCACAG GGACCCAGGCATTGCCCCCGCTCTTCTCCCTCGGCTACCACCAGAGCCGCTGGAACTACCGGGACGAGGCCGACGTGCTGGAAGTCAATCAGGGCTTCGATGACCACAACCTGCCCTGTGATGTCATCTGGCTGGACATTGAGCATGCTGATGGCAAGCGGTACTTCACCTGGGACCCCAGCCGtttcccccagcccctcaccatGCTTGAGCACCTGGCCTCCAAGAGGCGGAAG CTGGTCACCATTGTGGATCCCCACATCAAGGTGGACTCTAGCTACCGCATACACGAAGAGTTGCAGAACCAGGGTCTGTATGTTAAAACCCGGGATGGCTCTGACTACGAGGGCTGGTGCTGGCCAG GCGCAGCTGGTTACCCTGACTTCATCAATCCCGCAACGAGGGCCTGGTGGGCTAACATGTTCAACTTTGACAATTACGAG GGCTCAGCTCCCAACCTCTATGTCTGGAATGACATGAATGAACCATCTGTGTTCAATGGTCCTGAGGTCACCATGCTCAAGGACGCCCAGCATTACGGGGGCTGGGAGCACCGAGACGTGCATAACATTTATGGCTTCTACGTG CACATGGCAACTGCTGATGGGCTGGTGCTGCGCTCCGGGGGTGTGGAACGCCCCTTTGTCCTGAGCAGGGCTTTCTTTGCTGGCTCCCAGCGCTTTG GAGCTGTGTGGACAGGGGACAACACTGCTGAATGGGACCATCTGAAGATCTCCATCCCTATGTGTCTCAGCTTGGGGCTGGTGGGACTTTCCTTCTGTGGGG CGGACGTGGGCGGCTTCTTTAAGAATCCAGATCCAGAACTGCTTGTGCGCTGGTACCAGATGGGTGCCTACCAGCCCTTTTTCCGGGCACATGCCCACTTGGACACAGGGCGGCGAGAGCCGTGGCTGTTACCATCTCAGTACCACGACATAATCCGAGATGCCTTGGGCCAGCGATACTCCTTGCTGCCTTTCTGGTATACCCTCTTCTATCAGGCCCATCGTGAAGGGATTCCTGTCATGAG GCCCCTGTGGGTGCATTATCCTCAGGATGTGACCACCTTCAGTATAGATGATCAGTTCCTGCTTG GGGATGCGTTGCTGGTTCACCCTGTTTCAGACTCGGGGGCTCACGGTGTGCAGGTCTATCTGCCTGGCCAAGGGGAG GTGTGGTATGACGTTCAGAGTTACCAGAAGCATCATGGTCCCCAGACCCTGTACCTGCCTGTAACTCTGAGCAGT ATCCCTGTGTTCCAGCGTGGAGGGACCATCGTACCTCGATGGATGCGAGTGCGGCGTTCTTCAGACTGTATGAAGGATGACCCCATCACTCTTTTCGTTGCACTCAGCCCCCAG GGTACAGCCCAAGGAGAGCTCTTTCTAGATGATGGGCACACATTCAACTATCAGACTCAACATGAGTTCCTACTACGTCGATTCTCATTCTCTGGCAACACCCTTGTCTCCAG CTCAGCAGACCCCAAAGGCCACTTTGAGACACCAATCTGGATTGAGCGGGTGGTGATAATAGGGGCTGGAAAGCCAGCTGCCGTGGTACTCCAGACAGACG GATCTCCTGAAAGCCGCCTGTCCTTCCAGCATGACCCTGAGACCTCTGTGTTGGTCCTGCGCAAGCCTGGCG
- the GANAB gene encoding neutral alpha-glucosidase AB isoform X3, which translates to MAAVAAVAARRRRSWTGLVLACLGICLGISLAVDRSNFKTCEESSFCKRQRSIRPGLSPYRALLDSLQLGPDALTVHLINEVTKVLLVLELQGLQKNMTRIRIDELEPRRPRYRVPDVLVADPPTARLSVSGHDDNSVELTVAEGPYKIILTARPFRLDLLEDRSLLLSVNARGLLAFEHQRAPRVSQGTKDPAEGDGAQPKEAPGDGDKPEETQGKAEKDEPGAWEETFKTHSDSKPYGPTSVGLDFSLPGMEHVYGIPEHADSLRLKVTEGGEPYRLYNLDVFQYELYNPMALYGSVPVLLAHSPHRDLGIFWLNAAETWVDISSNTAGKTLFGKMLDYLQGSGETPQTDVRWMSESGIVDVFLLLGPSISDVFRQYASLTGTQALPPLFSLGYHQSRWNYRDEADVLEVNQGFDDHNLPCDVIWLDIEHADGKRYFTWDPSRFPQPLTMLEHLASKRRKLVTIVDPHIKVDSSYRIHEELQNQGLYVKTRDGSDYEGWCWPGAAGYPDFINPATRAWWANMFNFDNYEGSAPNLYVWNDMNEPSVFNGPEVTMLKDAQHYGGWEHRDVHNIYGFYVHMATADGLVLRSGGVERPFVLSRAFFAGSQRFGAVWTGDNTAEWDHLKISIPMCLSLGLVGLSFCGADVGGFFKNPDPELLVRWYQMGAYQPFFRAHAHLDTGRREPWLLPSQYHDIIRDALGQRYSLLPFWYTLFYQAHREGIPVMRPLWVHYPQDVTTFSIDDQFLLGDALLVHPVSDSGAHGVQVYLPGQGEVWYDVQSYQKHHGPQTLYLPVTLSSIPVFQRGGTIVPRWMRVRRSSDCMKDDPITLFVALSPQGTAQGELFLDDGHTFNYQTQHEFLLRRFSFSGNTLVSSSADPKGHFETPIWIERVVIIGAGKPAAVVLQTDAGSPESRLSFQHDPETSVLVLRKPGVNVASDWSIHLR; encoded by the exons ATGGCGGCGGTAGCGGCAGTGGCGGCGCGTAGGAGGCG gTCTTGGACAGGTTTGGTACTGGCTTGTTTAGGGATCTGCCTGGGAATTTCCCTTGCTGTGGATAGAAGCAACTTTAAGACCTGTGAAGAGAGTTCCTTCTGCAA GCGGCAGCGCAGCATACGGCCAGGCCTTTCTCCATACCGAGCCTTGCTGGACTCTCTGCAGCTTGGTCCGGATGCCCTCACAGTCCATCTGATCAACGAGGTCACCAAG GTGTTGCTGGTGCTGGAGCTCCAAGGGCTTCAAAAGAACATGACTCGGATCAGGATTGATGAACTGGAGCCCCGGAGGCCGCGATACCGCGTGCCAGACGTGTTGGTGGCGGATCCCCCCACAGCTCG ACTTTCTGTCTCTGGCCACGATGACAACAGTGTGGAGCTAACTGTGGCTGAAGGACCCTATAAAATCATCTTGACAGCACGGCCATTCCGCCTTGACCTGCTCGAAGACCGCAGCCTTCTGCTCAGTGTCAATGCCCGAGGACTCTTAGCTTTTGAGCACCAGAGGGCCCCCAGGGTCTC GCAAGGAACAAAAGACCCAGCTGAGGGCGATGGGGCCCAGCCCAAGGAAGCTCCTGGGGATGGTGACAAG CCAGAAGAGACCCaggggaaggcagagaaagaTGAGCCAGGAGCCTGGGAGGAGACATTCAAAACTCACTCTGACAGCAAGCCATATG GCCCCACGTCTGTGGGTTTGGACTTCTCTCTGCCAGGCATGGAGCATGTGTATGGGATCCCTGAGCATGCAGACAGCCTGAGGCTGAAGGTCACCGA GGGTGGAGAGCCGTATCGCCTCTACAATTTGGATGTGTTCCAGTACGAGCTGTACAACCCGATGGCCCTGTACGGGTCTGTGCCTGTGCTCCTGGCACATAGTCCTCATCGGGACCTGGGCATCTTCTGGCTCAATGCTGCAGAGACTTGGGTTGACATATCCTCCAACACGGCGGGGAAG ACCCTGTTTGGGAAGATGCTAGACTACCTGCAGGGCTCTGGGGAGACCCCCCAGACAGATGTCCGCTGGATGTCGGAAAGCGGCATCGTCGATGTCTTCCTGCTGCTGGGGCCCTCCATCTCTGACGTCTTCCGGCAGTATGCCAGTCTCACAG GGACCCAGGCATTGCCCCCGCTCTTCTCCCTCGGCTACCACCAGAGCCGCTGGAACTACCGGGACGAGGCCGACGTGCTGGAAGTCAATCAGGGCTTCGATGACCACAACCTGCCCTGTGATGTCATCTGGCTGGACATTGAGCATGCTGATGGCAAGCGGTACTTCACCTGGGACCCCAGCCGtttcccccagcccctcaccatGCTTGAGCACCTGGCCTCCAAGAGGCGGAAG CTGGTCACCATTGTGGATCCCCACATCAAGGTGGACTCTAGCTACCGCATACACGAAGAGTTGCAGAACCAGGGTCTGTATGTTAAAACCCGGGATGGCTCTGACTACGAGGGCTGGTGCTGGCCAG GCGCAGCTGGTTACCCTGACTTCATCAATCCCGCAACGAGGGCCTGGTGGGCTAACATGTTCAACTTTGACAATTACGAG GGCTCAGCTCCCAACCTCTATGTCTGGAATGACATGAATGAACCATCTGTGTTCAATGGTCCTGAGGTCACCATGCTCAAGGACGCCCAGCATTACGGGGGCTGGGAGCACCGAGACGTGCATAACATTTATGGCTTCTACGTG CACATGGCAACTGCTGATGGGCTGGTGCTGCGCTCCGGGGGTGTGGAACGCCCCTTTGTCCTGAGCAGGGCTTTCTTTGCTGGCTCCCAGCGCTTTG GAGCTGTGTGGACAGGGGACAACACTGCTGAATGGGACCATCTGAAGATCTCCATCCCTATGTGTCTCAGCTTGGGGCTGGTGGGACTTTCCTTCTGTGGGG CGGACGTGGGCGGCTTCTTTAAGAATCCAGATCCAGAACTGCTTGTGCGCTGGTACCAGATGGGTGCCTACCAGCCCTTTTTCCGGGCACATGCCCACTTGGACACAGGGCGGCGAGAGCCGTGGCTGTTACCATCTCAGTACCACGACATAATCCGAGATGCCTTGGGCCAGCGATACTCCTTGCTGCCTTTCTGGTATACCCTCTTCTATCAGGCCCATCGTGAAGGGATTCCTGTCATGAG GCCCCTGTGGGTGCATTATCCTCAGGATGTGACCACCTTCAGTATAGATGATCAGTTCCTGCTTG GGGATGCGTTGCTGGTTCACCCTGTTTCAGACTCGGGGGCTCACGGTGTGCAGGTCTATCTGCCTGGCCAAGGGGAG GTGTGGTATGACGTTCAGAGTTACCAGAAGCATCATGGTCCCCAGACCCTGTACCTGCCTGTAACTCTGAGCAGT ATCCCTGTGTTCCAGCGTGGAGGGACCATCGTACCTCGATGGATGCGAGTGCGGCGTTCTTCAGACTGTATGAAGGATGACCCCATCACTCTTTTCGTTGCACTCAGCCCCCAG GGTACAGCCCAAGGAGAGCTCTTTCTAGATGATGGGCACACATTCAACTATCAGACTCAACATGAGTTCCTACTACGTCGATTCTCATTCTCTGGCAACACCCTTGTCTCCAG CTCAGCAGACCCCAAAGGCCACTTTGAGACACCAATCTGGATTGAGCGGGTGGTGATAATAGGGGCTGGAAAGCCAGCTGCCGTGGTACTCCAGACAGACG CAGGATCTCCTGAAAGCCGCCTGTCCTTCCAGCATGACCCTGAGACCTCTGTGTTGGTCCTGCGCAAGCCTGGCG
- the GANAB gene encoding neutral alpha-glucosidase AB isoform X2 — MAAVAAVAARRRRSWTGLVLACLGICLGISLAVDRSNFKTCEESSFCKRQRSIRPGLSPYRALLDSLQLGPDALTVHLINEVTKVLLVLELQGLQKNMTRIRIDELEPRRPRYRVPDVLVADPPTARLSVSGHDDNSVELTVAEGPYKIILTARPFRLDLLEDRSLLLSVNARGLLAFEHQRAPRVSFSDKVSLTLGSIWDKIKNLFSRQGTKDPAEGDGAQPKEAPGDGDKPEETQGKAEKDEPGAWEETFKTHSDSKPYGPTSVGLDFSLPGMEHVYGIPEHADSLRLKVTEGGEPYRLYNLDVFQYELYNPMALYGSVPVLLAHSPHRDLGIFWLNAAETWVDISSNTAGKTLFGKMLDYLQGSGETPQTDVRWMSESGIVDVFLLLGPSISDVFRQYASLTGTQALPPLFSLGYHQSRWNYRDEADVLEVNQGFDDHNLPCDVIWLDIEHADGKRYFTWDPSRFPQPLTMLEHLASKRRKLVTIVDPHIKVDSSYRIHEELQNQGLYVKTRDGSDYEGWCWPGAAGYPDFINPATRAWWANMFNFDNYEGSAPNLYVWNDMNEPSVFNGPEVTMLKDAQHYGGWEHRDVHNIYGFYVHMATADGLVLRSGGVERPFVLSRAFFAGSQRFGAVWTGDNTAEWDHLKISIPMCLSLGLVGLSFCGADVGGFFKNPDPELLVRWYQMGAYQPFFRAHAHLDTGRREPWLLPSQYHDIIRDALGQRYSLLPFWYTLFYQAHREGIPVMRPLWVHYPQDVTTFSIDDQFLLGDALLVHPVSDSGAHGVQVYLPGQGEVWYDVQSYQKHHGPQTLYLPVTLSSIPVFQRGGTIVPRWMRVRRSSDCMKDDPITLFVALSPQGTAQGELFLDDGHTFNYQTQHEFLLRRFSFSGNTLVSSSADPKGHFETPIWIERVVIIGAGKPAAVVLQTDGSPESRLSFQHDPETSVLVLRKPGVNVASDWSIHLR; from the exons ATGGCGGCGGTAGCGGCAGTGGCGGCGCGTAGGAGGCG gTCTTGGACAGGTTTGGTACTGGCTTGTTTAGGGATCTGCCTGGGAATTTCCCTTGCTGTGGATAGAAGCAACTTTAAGACCTGTGAAGAGAGTTCCTTCTGCAA GCGGCAGCGCAGCATACGGCCAGGCCTTTCTCCATACCGAGCCTTGCTGGACTCTCTGCAGCTTGGTCCGGATGCCCTCACAGTCCATCTGATCAACGAGGTCACCAAG GTGTTGCTGGTGCTGGAGCTCCAAGGGCTTCAAAAGAACATGACTCGGATCAGGATTGATGAACTGGAGCCCCGGAGGCCGCGATACCGCGTGCCAGACGTGTTGGTGGCGGATCCCCCCACAGCTCG ACTTTCTGTCTCTGGCCACGATGACAACAGTGTGGAGCTAACTGTGGCTGAAGGACCCTATAAAATCATCTTGACAGCACGGCCATTCCGCCTTGACCTGCTCGAAGACCGCAGCCTTCTGCTCAGTGTCAATGCCCGAGGACTCTTAGCTTTTGAGCACCAGAGGGCCCCCAGGGTCTC TTTCTCGGATAAAGTTAGTCTCACGCTCGGTAGCATTTGGGATAAGATCAAGAACCTTTTCTCTAG GCAAGGAACAAAAGACCCAGCTGAGGGCGATGGGGCCCAGCCCAAGGAAGCTCCTGGGGATGGTGACAAG CCAGAAGAGACCCaggggaaggcagagaaagaTGAGCCAGGAGCCTGGGAGGAGACATTCAAAACTCACTCTGACAGCAAGCCATATG GCCCCACGTCTGTGGGTTTGGACTTCTCTCTGCCAGGCATGGAGCATGTGTATGGGATCCCTGAGCATGCAGACAGCCTGAGGCTGAAGGTCACCGA GGGTGGAGAGCCGTATCGCCTCTACAATTTGGATGTGTTCCAGTACGAGCTGTACAACCCGATGGCCCTGTACGGGTCTGTGCCTGTGCTCCTGGCACATAGTCCTCATCGGGACCTGGGCATCTTCTGGCTCAATGCTGCAGAGACTTGGGTTGACATATCCTCCAACACGGCGGGGAAG ACCCTGTTTGGGAAGATGCTAGACTACCTGCAGGGCTCTGGGGAGACCCCCCAGACAGATGTCCGCTGGATGTCGGAAAGCGGCATCGTCGATGTCTTCCTGCTGCTGGGGCCCTCCATCTCTGACGTCTTCCGGCAGTATGCCAGTCTCACAG GGACCCAGGCATTGCCCCCGCTCTTCTCCCTCGGCTACCACCAGAGCCGCTGGAACTACCGGGACGAGGCCGACGTGCTGGAAGTCAATCAGGGCTTCGATGACCACAACCTGCCCTGTGATGTCATCTGGCTGGACATTGAGCATGCTGATGGCAAGCGGTACTTCACCTGGGACCCCAGCCGtttcccccagcccctcaccatGCTTGAGCACCTGGCCTCCAAGAGGCGGAAG CTGGTCACCATTGTGGATCCCCACATCAAGGTGGACTCTAGCTACCGCATACACGAAGAGTTGCAGAACCAGGGTCTGTATGTTAAAACCCGGGATGGCTCTGACTACGAGGGCTGGTGCTGGCCAG GCGCAGCTGGTTACCCTGACTTCATCAATCCCGCAACGAGGGCCTGGTGGGCTAACATGTTCAACTTTGACAATTACGAG GGCTCAGCTCCCAACCTCTATGTCTGGAATGACATGAATGAACCATCTGTGTTCAATGGTCCTGAGGTCACCATGCTCAAGGACGCCCAGCATTACGGGGGCTGGGAGCACCGAGACGTGCATAACATTTATGGCTTCTACGTG CACATGGCAACTGCTGATGGGCTGGTGCTGCGCTCCGGGGGTGTGGAACGCCCCTTTGTCCTGAGCAGGGCTTTCTTTGCTGGCTCCCAGCGCTTTG GAGCTGTGTGGACAGGGGACAACACTGCTGAATGGGACCATCTGAAGATCTCCATCCCTATGTGTCTCAGCTTGGGGCTGGTGGGACTTTCCTTCTGTGGGG CGGACGTGGGCGGCTTCTTTAAGAATCCAGATCCAGAACTGCTTGTGCGCTGGTACCAGATGGGTGCCTACCAGCCCTTTTTCCGGGCACATGCCCACTTGGACACAGGGCGGCGAGAGCCGTGGCTGTTACCATCTCAGTACCACGACATAATCCGAGATGCCTTGGGCCAGCGATACTCCTTGCTGCCTTTCTGGTATACCCTCTTCTATCAGGCCCATCGTGAAGGGATTCCTGTCATGAG GCCCCTGTGGGTGCATTATCCTCAGGATGTGACCACCTTCAGTATAGATGATCAGTTCCTGCTTG GGGATGCGTTGCTGGTTCACCCTGTTTCAGACTCGGGGGCTCACGGTGTGCAGGTCTATCTGCCTGGCCAAGGGGAG GTGTGGTATGACGTTCAGAGTTACCAGAAGCATCATGGTCCCCAGACCCTGTACCTGCCTGTAACTCTGAGCAGT ATCCCTGTGTTCCAGCGTGGAGGGACCATCGTACCTCGATGGATGCGAGTGCGGCGTTCTTCAGACTGTATGAAGGATGACCCCATCACTCTTTTCGTTGCACTCAGCCCCCAG GGTACAGCCCAAGGAGAGCTCTTTCTAGATGATGGGCACACATTCAACTATCAGACTCAACATGAGTTCCTACTACGTCGATTCTCATTCTCTGGCAACACCCTTGTCTCCAG CTCAGCAGACCCCAAAGGCCACTTTGAGACACCAATCTGGATTGAGCGGGTGGTGATAATAGGGGCTGGAAAGCCAGCTGCCGTGGTACTCCAGACAGACG GATCTCCTGAAAGCCGCCTGTCCTTCCAGCATGACCCTGAGACCTCTGTGTTGGTCCTGCGCAAGCCTGGCG